Part of the Nicotiana tabacum cultivar K326 chromosome 20, ASM71507v2, whole genome shotgun sequence genome, CTTTTTAATTATAACTTTTGCCTCTTCCCATTGACACAATTATGGAAGAACCTTGTATTTCTATCTCCTTCTTCAAACCAAGTCATACATGCCTTTTGTTTCCAATATTGCTCCTCAATGCTCAAGTACTTCTTCAACTTAGCTTGAGCTTGTTGAAGTACTATTCTATTCTCTAATGAAGGATCGTCTTCAAAAAGCATCTCCTTAATCCTTACCACATCCTCCCTAATAGCCAGCTGCTTGAAGATATCCCCATAGGTTAATTTACTCATTTTGAAAGAGCAATCTTAACCCTCTTCAATTTTTGCTTGAACATCAAGAAAGGGTCCCCTATAAAGTCAGTCATCCAATTATGCTTCAACACATATAAGAAAGTTTCATGTTTTGCCCAGAAGTTTAAGAACTTGAATGGTTTAACAACTTTCATAGCTTCCTCTCCACAGCTCATCAAAAGTGGTGCATGATCAGATCCTGTTCTAATGAGGTGCTCAACCTCTATTGTAGGAAACAAGGATTGAAAGGTCATGTTCACAAGGATTCTGTCAAGTCTTTTAAAGATACACTCTTCATTTGAcctcccattccaccatgtgaaAGGGCTACCCTTGTATCCAAGATCAAACAATCCACAAGAGTTGACACAGAATGCAAAATCTTCATACTCTAGAGGATACACTGGTAGGCCACCTATCTTCTCTTCCTCTCCCAACACTACATTGAAATCACCCCTACTAGTCATGGCAGCTCCATATCAGTAGCCAAATAGTATAGATTGTCCCATAATTCCAGCCTCTCTAATGCACCGCACTTAGCATATACAAATGCTATCATAATATATTTACCAAGACCCTGATGATACACTCTGATGGTCATTTGTTGCTCAGTGTCAATCAAGAGATCCCATTCCACAATAGAATCAAAAAATAACCAAATTTTGCTATTTACATTAGAGATTGCAGCTTCCATACCTAATCTTCTTCTATATTTGTCAAGAAATTTCTTCTTCTGTAAAGGCCCCATGGGTGCTACAATGAAAAAACCATGTTCCTTTTGCATATTGATCACTCTCTGAAAGGCCTATTGAGTTTTAACAGACCTTATATTCCATATGAGTGTTTTAATCATCATCATGAAGCTCCAGAGGCCGCCCTTCTAGGCAAAATTCTTGTAGGTTGTAATGGCTCTTTAGGatgatttttctttcctttctttccactTCTATTAGCTGTTGTAGGAGATACATCCCCTTCTCTCATCACGCCTTTAAAATTCTCTACTGTAGActcatcatcttcttcctcttcaaatTGTTGTTGCTGCTCCACCAAAGAATTCTGAATGTCTAAGGGCAACCCCTAATATGTAATAAGGTCATGTAGTATCTGATTAGGTGATTTCAATGGCATATTAACTTTGATCTGTAAGGGGGATCCAGTTCCAGATGAACATGTCATTGGTAATGCTTCACTTTCTCCCGAAGCTATGGCTTGTTCACCTAGTTCATAGGGTGTAAATGCTGCTTCATAATGGTAAGAATTTCTAACCATATCTCCTAGCTTCTCCTGCATCATTTTAAATTGAAGCTCATACACAGAACTCATATTAGGATTTACTGTAGCTACTGTTCCATTGAGATCAGACCCTTTCCCATTGTCTGTTTGTTGATTTTGGCACACTGTATCCTTTACAACATCCTTAGGAACATTCCCAACTTGTTCCTTCATCAATGCATAAACTGGAACCCCATCTACATAGGCCAAAATCTCCCCAGGAAAACCAAATTGTATTGTTCCATTGACCTGATCTTTGGCTAATGGTGCAGTGTGAGAAGACCTTTGTTTTCCTGCATCTATATATTTACCATGATCCCCTCCAGCTGAGGCATTGACCTGATCCTCCATTGATGTCCCTCTATCATCAACCCTAGTTGTGGAACTGATAGGATTTACTGTAGCATcatctaatttgatagttttttgtAGCTGCATATTGTCTCTATTTTCCTTGCCTTTAGTTGTGATTTTTGATCCCATTCTAGCTTCCATTACCTCTGCCTCATCACTCCATAACACATTTCTTGAACTAACTTCATTCCCATCCTCTAATTGCCCAGCATCATCATACGTTTGGGATGGAATTTCTTGACATGACTGATTAGTAATTACATTACATTGTCTTAATTCCTCCTTATTTGTCCCAAACCTCATATGCACCCAATcaataatattttcctttttagcaTCAACATCGATCCTGAAGTCAATAGGAATAGGAGCATTCAATAAAAGATCTCCCATTAATGAAGATTGAACCCCTCCTAAACCCCTCCTAAAATAGGATTCAACTTATCCTTTTGTAGAACTACCTCCCCTTCCTTATTTGCCTTTTCCGCAACTTCCTTTTTTACTCTTCTCGCGTCAAATTCTTCCTTATTTAAGGTGGAAGTTCCACCTTCCTTACCAGACAGCTTCCTTGAGTCACCTCCCCTAGTCCCATTAGGAGTAGGATTAGGAGAttgatctttttctttcttcttattttcctgTTGTTGCACCTTGCCGGTTCCCTTACCTCCTTGATCTTTCCTTTCATTCTTGTCCTTACCATCTACATTGCCATCCGTAATTGTCAAAATTGGTTGAGCATCTTCCTCCACTTCTAAAGCTTCAAATTTGTTCTTGGACATCACTGCCTCCTCCTTAAGTTTTCCTTTTCCCTTGTTGTCTTCTTTTTCCTTTGGCTCCTCAATAATATGACCCCTCTTgtccttttgatattttttctttctAGCTTGCATCTATTCCTGCCTAGTTGGGTTGGTAATAGGTTTTCCTAGTATCTTACCACTCGTTAACACCTTTGTAGTATTGGTAGCAGTACCAACAATACTTTGCTCATTCTTCACATCATTAGCTTGTTCTTTAAACTTCCTCAATGCCGGATTAATCACCCAACAGTCTTCTTCCTTGTGACCTTGCTTTTTACAAGTTTTACAATACTTAGGCATATAATCATATCTAATCTTGATCCACTTGAACTCCTCCGGCCCAATTTCATTTTCTTCCTCGACTATCTTGATCTTTGAGGTAAATTAGCTAACAAAGTCACCTCAACCTTCACCTTGGTACAACTTGGCCTTGTACCATTTTGAGTAGCCAAATCAACATGTAATGGCCTCCCTACTGCCCTAgctaaagaaaatacaaactcccTTCCAAAGAAATTAGGAGGCAAGTCTTGAAAAGATATCCATGCTATAGCAATAGGTGTTTCTTCATCAACTTTCCACCATGGATTCCACTTGGTGCACCTCATCTGCCACATCTCGTTTTGAATTCTCAAATAATACGCAGGCTTGGATAATAGATGAATATAATCTTCCATCAATGAGAGCTTGATCAAAACATGACTGTCCTCAATAAGACCAACTGAACATGGACCTTTTAATTCACATTGTATGGGCAAAACTTTATGTAACTCATGAATCCCAGGTTTGCCATACAAAAACTTACCCAAGACTCCAAGTTCAATCCTTGTTGTGCAATGGATTGCCTTACTTCTTGCTTCTTCCATCTCACAATTGGTTCTCCATGAAGATACTCAATTGGTTTTAGGGCTACGTTAGTCGCAGGTTGCATGGGAGCATTTAATGCACTAGGTTTGAGCATATTTGCGTAGTTTTGGATTGGATTTGGGATTGTAGTAGATTGGGGGGTTGTAACTGGTGGAGAAGACGACTACCCAACCTCCATTGAAGGCTGGGCAGTGGCCGGCGCGGCCATGGAAGTGTTTCTCTCTAGTCGCCTCCAAATCGCCTGGAGAAAGAGGTTTTGGTTGATTtgcaaatataatttttaaggaACCTAAGGAAAAGTAATAAATAAGTTTTTAATATAATATCCCTAGGTAAAACATTATTTATCCTCATCAATCCTATAACCCACCACTTAACCTTCGCCTGACCCATTACCCAGGTAAATTAAATCAGCTGACCCCTTTCTTCTTTCGTACTGCCCGTGGAAATAGAGCAGTGAAAAAGGAAACATTAAAACACTATTTTCATGTAGCTGGTCCAATTGTATATGGTTTACAGAGACAGCCCATCAGATATTTTTGTTTATAGGAGAGGTGGGTTTTTATGTAATACAAATAATACACATGGCAGACTAAGAAATTGCCACATGGCGAAGTTAAAGAAAATTGACCAAGTTAGGTCTGTTAGATATAGGAGTAAATTTGAGCACAAAAATGGCTAGGGGCATTTATAACCCCAAAAGTTTAACGGAAGGTATTTTAAAGCTATTTTTCATACGTTAGGGACATTTTTGCTCTTTTCCATACTTTAAGAGGATTTTGGTTGGGGTTTAGATTTGTTTCTGTACAAAATTTATCACTAATTTATACTATTTTCCTATTCCTCATAAATGATAAATGATGAGTACTTAAATAAGTTATGAGTAAATCTATCTACTATTTTATAGGGGTACAATATAAAATAAGAACGAAGAGCAATACATGgattaaaaaaactaaaatgaCAAAACTGACCCACAAAATTGTAAAGGAAATTTTATTTTGCTTAAAAAGTAAAGATAATATGCAATGTATACTAATATGTATTATATCAAATTAAATATTGAATAGGAGATCATCCGTACACTATAATACATATTACTAATCCCTGCATTATAACCTCTACATAACTTGTCTTTAAAACAAACAACCCCTAGAAAGTACGTGACAATCCTTAGCCTCATTGGTACTTAACACACTTATGTAGAAGCCTAACTTGTACTCTTGTATATGGAGAAGTTAAGAATGCTCCATAAACGTATTCTTCCCAATGCATACTGAATCCATGCCATAAAAGAACTCTTGATTCCCAATGCCACAGCTGGTAACAGAATATTGCCCAAAGTCCAGAAAAGTTTTCTCTGAGTGTGTTATGGTGAAAGAACTTAAACTTTCGCGTCCAAGAATATCAATGACTTTTTGGTACATGTTATTTTGGAAACGAAAGATCAACCACATGCCGCCCACCACAATACCCTTTTCTTCACCTCCGATGACAGTAGCTCAACGGGAAGTTCTCTTATGGTAAGTGCAAAGTTCAAAACCACAAGTCCTAAGGTAT contains:
- the LOC107787164 gene encoding uncharacterized protein LOC107787164; the encoded protein is MTSRGDFNVVLGEEEKIGGLPVYPLEYEDFAFCVNSCGLFDLGYKGSPFTWWNGRSNEECIFKRLDRILVNMTFQSLFPTIEVEHLIRTGSDHAPLLMSCGEEAMKVVKPFKFLNFWAKHETFLYVLKHNWMTDFIGDPFLMFKQKLKRVKIALSK